The Setaria italica strain Yugu1 chromosome IX, Setaria_italica_v2.0, whole genome shotgun sequence genome has a window encoding:
- the LOC101764597 gene encoding heat shock 70 kDa protein 8 produces MAEQVYTVASDSETTGEDKSQPSFPDVAIGIDIGTSKCSVAVWNGHQVELLKNTRNQHGMRSYVMFKDDNLSAGVTGGATRENAHEERDILSGSAIFNMKRLIGRTDTDEVVQASKALPFLVQTLGIGVRPFIAALVNNMWRSTTPEEVLAIFLLELKALVEMHLKHPVRNAVLTIPVAFSRFQQTRIERACAMAGLHVLRLMPEPTAVALLYAQQQQQLMHDNMGSGIEKIALIFNMGAGYCDVAVAATAGGVSQIRALSGCTVGGEDILQNTMRHVLPNFDSLYAGQTMDRIKSMGLVRIATQDAIHKLANQESVEINVDLGNGQQVSKVLDHSEFEQVNRAIFEKCEKIINQCLVDAKLVPEDINDVILVGGCSRIPRIRSLVLGLCKKEVSYKNVDALEAAVSGAALEGAIASGVTDPSGSLDLLTIQATPMNLGIRADGDGFAAIIPRNTTVPARRDMLFTTTHDNQTEALIAVYEGEGERAEDNHLLGYFKIAGIPPAPKGSVEISVCMDIDASNVLRVFAGVVKPQGPAIPPFIEVRMPTLDDGHGWCGQALAKMYGKTLDLAVLPKKLQP; encoded by the coding sequence ATGGCTGAACAGGTGTATACTGTGGCATCGGATAGTGAAACCACAGGGGAAGACAAATCACAGCCGTCATTTCCTGATGTTGCTATTGGCATTGACATTGGGACTTCCAAATGCAGCGTTGCTGTTTGGAATGGCCACCAAGTTGAGCTCTTAAAAAACACCCGCAATCAGCATGGGATGAGGTCATATGTCATGTTCAAAGATGACAATCTTTCAGCAGGAGTTACTGGAGGAGCAACTCGGGAAAATGCACACGAGGAAAGAGATATCTTATCAGGAAGTGCTATATTCAACATGAAGCGCCTGATTGGAAGAACGGACACAGATGAAGTAGTTCAAGCTAGCAAGGCCCTCCCTTTTCTTGTGCAGACATTGGGTATTGGCGTGAGACCATTTATTGCAGCACTGGTGAACAACATGTGGCGATCTACAACCCCTGAAGAAGTTCTTGCCATCTTTCTGCTTGAATTGAAGGCCTTGGTAGAGATGCATCTTAAACATCCGGTGAGGAATGCTGTGCTTACCATTCCAGTTGCATTCAGTCGGTTTCAACAGACCAGGATTGAGAGGGCCTGTGCAATGGCTGGGCTGCATGTGTTGAGGTTGATGCCAGAGCCTACTGCTGTTGCACTTCTGTATgctcagcagcaacagcagcttATGCATGACAACATGGGAAGCGGCATTGAGAAAATTGCCCTGATATTTAATATGGGTGCTGGGTACTGTGATGTAGCTGTGGCTGCCACCGCTGGAGGTGTCTCTCAAATAAGAGCATTATCAGGATGCACTGTTGGTGGAGAGGATATCCTTCAGAATACAATGCGCCATGTTCTTCCCAATTTTGACAGTCTATATGCTGGTCAGACAATGGATAGAATAAAGTCGATGGGTCTAGTGCGAATCGCAACTCAGGATGCAATTCACAAACTGGCTAACCAGGAGTCTGTGGAGATCAATGTTGATTTAGGGAATGGCCAGCAAGTGTCAAAAGTCCTAGACCATTCAGAGTTCGAACAAGTCAATCGGGCGATTTTTGAGAAGTGCGAGAAGATCATCAACCAGTGCTTGGTTGATGCGAAGTTAGTACCAGAGGATATCAATGATGTCATATTGGTTGGAGGGTGTTCCAGGATCCCCAGAATCAGAAGCCTCGTCCTGGGTTTATGCAAGAAGGAAGTGTCTTACAAGAACGTAGATGCTCTAGAGGCTGCTGTTTCAGGTGCTGCACTGGAAGGAGCCATCGCTTCAGGAGTTACTGACCCTTCAGGGAGCTTGGATCTTCTGACAATTCAGGCGACCCCTATGAACCTGGGAATCCGTGCGGACGGCGATGGCTTTGCAGCAATCATTCCCAGGAACACAACAGTTCCAGCAAGAAGGGACATGCTGTTTACAACAACGCACGACAACCAGACTGAGGCACTCATCGCTGTGTATGAAGGAGAAGGGGAACGTGCTGAAGACAACCATCTGTTAGGATACTTCAAGATCGCTGGCATTCCACCAGCGCCCAAGGGATCGGTTGAGATCAGTGTGTGCATGGACATCGACGCCTCCAATGTCCTCAGGGTGTTCGCAGGGGTCGTCAAGCCTCAAGGGCCAGCCATTCCGCCCTTCATTGAGGTGAGGATGCCGACGCTGGACGATGGCCATGGCTGGTGCGGGCAGGCCCTGGCAAAGATGTATGGCAAGACTCTCGATCTTGCTGTTCTCCCAAAGAAGCTGCAGCCATGA
- the LOC101765015 gene encoding sugar transport protein MST4, whose protein sequence is MPAGGFSVSAPSGVEFEAKITPIVIISCIMAATGGLMFGYDVGISGGVTSMDDFLGKFFPAVLRKKHEDKESNYCKYDNQGLQLFTSSLYLAGLTATFFASYTTRRLGRRLTMLIAGVFFIVGVIFNGAAQDLAMLIVGRILLGCGVGFANQAVPLFLSEIAPTRIRGGLNILFQLNVTIGILFANLVNYGTSKIHPWGWRLSLSLAGIPAVLLTLGALFVTDTPNSLIERGRLDEGKAVLKKIRGTDNVEPEFNEIVEASRIAQEVKHPFRNLLQRRNRPQLVIAVLLQIFQQFTGINAIMFYAPVLFNTLGFKSDASLYSAVITGAVNVLSTLVSVYSVDRVGRRMLLLEAGVQMFLSQVAIAVVLGIKVTDHSDNLGHGWAIMVVVMVCTFVSSFAWSWGPLGWLIPSETFPLETRSAGQSVTVCVNLLFTFVIAQAFLSMLCHLKYAIFVFFSAWVVVMSLFVLFFLPETKNVPIEEMTERVWKQHWFWKRFMDDDNHHIVNGKITANNGASV, encoded by the exons ATGCCGGCAGGAGGGTTCTCGGTGTCGGCGCCGTCCGGCGTCGAGTTCGAGGCCAAGATCACGCCGATCGTGATCATTTCCTGCATCATGGCGGCCACCGGCGGTCTCATGTTCGGCTACGACGTCGGCATCTCAG GCGGCGTGACGTCGATGGACGACTTCCTGGGCAAGTTCTTCCCGGCGGTGCTGCGGAAGAAGCACGAGGACAAGGAGAGCAACTACTGCAAGTACGACAACCAGGGCCTGCAGCTGTTCACGTCGTCGCTCTACCTCGCGGGGCTCACGGCCACCTTCTTCGCCTCCTACACCACGCGCCGCCTCGGGCGCCGCCTCACCATGCTCATCGccggcgtcttcttcatcgtcggcgTCATCTTCAACGGCGCCGCCCAGGACCTCGCCATGCTCATCGTCGGCAGGATCCTGCTCGGCTGCGGCGTCGGCTTCGCCAACCAG GCCGTTCCTCTGTTCCTGTCTGAGATCGCGCCGACGAGGATCCGCGGCGGGCTCAACATCCTGTTCCAGCTCAACGTCACTATCGGCATCCTCTTCGCCAACCTCGTCAACTACGGCACCTCCAA GATCCACCCGTGGGGATGGAGGCTTTCGCTGTCGCTCGCCGGCATCCCGGCCGTGCTGCTCACCCTTGGCGCGCTCTTCGTAACGGACACGCCCAACAGCCTCATCGAGCGCGGCCGCCTGGACGAGGGCAAGGCCGTGCTCAAGAAGATCCGCGGCACCGACAACGTGGAGCCGGAGTTCAACGAGATCGTGGAGGCCAGCCGCATCGCCCAGGAGGTCAAGCACCCCTTCCGCAACCTCCTCCAGCGCCGCAACCGCCCGCAGCTCGTCAtcgccgtcctcctccagaTCTTCCAGCAGTTCACGGGGATCAACGCCATCATGTTCTACGCGCCCGTGCTGTTCAACACGCTGGGGTTCAAGAGCGACGCGTCGCTCTACTCGGCGGTGATCACGGGCGCCGTCAACGTGCTCTCCACGCTGGTGTCCGTCTACTCGGTGGACCGCGTCGGCCGCcggatgctgctgctggaggccGGCGTGCAGATGTTCCTGTCGCAGGTGGCCATCGCCGTGGTGCTGGGCATCAAGGTCACCGACCACTCCGACAACCTGGGCCACGGGTGGGCCATCATGGTGGTGGTCATGGTCTGCACCTTCGTCTCCTCCTTCGCCTGGTCCTGGGGCCCCCTCGGGTGGCTCATCCCCAGCGAGACCTTCCCGCTGGAGACGCGGTCGGCGGGGCAGAGCGTCACCGTCTGCGTCAACCTGCTCTTCACCTTCGTCATCGCGCAGGCCTTCCTCTCCATGCTCTGCCACCTCAAGTACGccatcttcgtcttcttctcCGCGTGGGTCGTCGTCATGTCGCTCTTCGTGCTCTTCTTCCTGCCGGAGACCAAGAACGTGCCCATCGAGGAGATGACGGAGAGGGTGTGGAAGCAGCACTGGTTCTGGAAGCGATTTATGGACGACGACAACCACCACATCGTCAATGGCAAGATCACCGCCAACAATGGCGCCTCCGTTTAA